A region of the Mangifera indica cultivar Alphonso chromosome 10, CATAS_Mindica_2.1, whole genome shotgun sequence genome:
TAAGTCTGCTTGGTCAAAATGACGTTAGATTCTTGTGTATTCTGTTTCCAGTTTTTATATTTGCTTGGTGTCTATACTGTCAGTAATCTTCATTTTGGTAGTAGTTTATTGAATGCCTtgactaatttttttatgtttttggggGGGTAATGTTTCCTTGGAAAGACCTTTCAGAAGAACCCATGTTTATTGCTCTTTATTCTATAATGCTTCTCTTCCCTTACCTGTGAAGTAAAATAAGACTTATCTTCCTTAAATGGTCTAAATAAGAATGTTCATTTGCAGGCTGTGAATCTTAggagttcacaaaacttcagcACGCCCTGTGCAAAGGTGGGTTGATGATTAAGATTATATATGCTTCAAAATGTTATGATGAATATCTGTAGTCACTGATGTTTTCTTACTTCTTCATAGGTTTGCAGGAAGCCATACCATGCAAGATCACACGAGATAGCAGAAGTTTTGACCTCTGCCTGCCAGAGACATTGCTTGCCTTTAGCTCTGACATGGGTCTCATGTGACGGTGAAAGTGAAAGTGGATGCCTGCAGTCTGATGAGAATTCTGCTCATTGTTTTTTTACTATGGATCCTGCTTGCTTTGCAGCTAATGAAAAACTATCAGGCTTTCTTGATGCATGCTCCGAGCACCAGCTCCTTCAAGGCCAAGGACTAGTTGGGAAAGCATTCTCAACAAGAAAACAGTGTTTTGCAGCTGATATAACTGCATTTAGCAAGTCAAAGTATCCGCTCTCTCATCATGCTCGGTTATTTGATTTATGTGCCGCTGTAGCAATTCCACTAAGGAGCGTAAAAACTGGACTTGTGGAATATGTCTTGGAATTTTTCTTGCCAAAGGAATGCCAGGACCCTCAAGAGCAAAAGTGGATGCTGAACTCGTTGTCTACATTTATACAACAATCTTGCCAGACTTTAAATCTTTCCATGGCAATGGAGCTGGACGAAGTTGTATTAGCCATTACAGAATTGGGAGCTGCTTCAGATGGTTCTTCACCTTCGAAAGAAACATCTCCAGAGCAGTCATCTGGGGTTGCACACATGATAGAGGCCCAACAAAAGGGTAAGAGTGTCTCTGTCTCATGGGATTTTcataaagaacaaaaagaagagCTCAAGGTGATGACAGATTGGGATGATCCTACAGGAGAATCATACCATCAGCAGGTTTTTCCAGAGCTTGGGCAATTTCAGCAGAATTCTGAGGCCAGAATTAGTGTTCAGGGTAGTGGAGACTCTTCTTCCCTTGGTGGCCTTCATTTGGAAGGAAGCAGAAAAGCAGGAAAGAAGAGGCGCACCAAGATGGAGAAGACAATCAGCTTGCAAGTTCTTCAACAATACTTTGCTGGGAGCCTTAAAGATGCTGCTAAGAGTATTGGCGGTAgggaaatttttaatttcagttgGAAATCACATAATCTTGTTTAAACTAAGGCCTAACTTTCCACTATCTTTAATTTTGGGGGAAACAACTTGATACTTATGAAAACCTGAGAGCTTAAATATTCAAACCTTTCTCATTAAGCATGATTAATTATTTCCACTGCATATTGAAATAGCATTGTCAGCCAGTGTTCTTCCAAACCTTGCTCTAACTGTGGTTGTCTGAACTTCAGTTATTACTGGTAGCAGAACCTAATCTCTTGTTGGAGAAATTTTCAGACAATTTCTTGTTGGAAGAATTGTCTTCAACATCTAACTGATATGACAGTATCATATTATCTTGAAATCAAATCATCAGTAGGTTTTCATAAAGTCTTACAGATGTTTTGTGTATTTACAGTATGAAAAGGGGATTACTTTTaccaaataaattgaaaatggcAATGTATGTTTTCATCATTCAGATTATACTTCTGATTCATTTTGTACCAAGCTCTAGATTTTTATGAACTTAATTACCAAActctttttctcttatatttgcTATGCACCTTCACTTCCATTCTAAGTATTCTTGAGGATGGAGAAGTAGCATTTGTATATAACAGTCAGTGCTTTTTCTACATATAGCCTGCTGATTGTTTTCCCTTGTTCGGATTGCAGTGTGCCCTACAACTCTAAAAAGGATATGCAGGAAACATGGGATCACCCGTTGGCCTTCGCGAAAGATTAAGAAGGTTGGCCGCTCGTTAAGGAAACTCCAACTTGTGATTGATTCTGTCCAAGGTACCGATGGTTCTATCAAACTTGGATCCTTCTATAACAGCTTTCCAGAATTGAGCTCCCCAAGCTTTTCTGGGAAAGATCCTTGTTCATCAACGAAGACAGGTGAACATTCGAAGCCTTTAAATCACCAACCTGACACTGGTTTAGGAACAGGTTTTACTGTTACAAAATCCCCATTTTCCTCATGCAGTCAGAGCTCTGGTTCAAGCACTTCTTGTTCCACTGGTGCAAACCAGAATACAACTACTGTCAATGCATTGAGCGGTGGAGATGCATTGAATGTAGAAGACTCTGGTGGGATGCTGAAGCAAGTTTGCAGTGATGCAGAATTATATGCCTTAAATCAGGAAGACCCGAAACTTCTTGCAAGATCACAAAGCCATGAGCCCCTACCTCCCTTGCCAAAAAATAGAAACCACACCCCACAAGATCACGGTACCTTGAGAGTCAAGGTAACTTTCGGAGAAGAAAAAATACGGTTCAGCCTGCAACCAAACTGGCAGTTTAAAGACATCCAACAAGAGATTGCAAAGCGTTTTAGTATAGACAATTTCAGTACAATCAATCTCAAGTATCTGGACGATGATCTTGAGTGGGTTCTTTTGACATGTGATGCTGACCTAGAGGAGTGTATAGACATATATAAATCATCTCAAAAACATACAATCAAGATCTCCCTTCATGCAGCTTCTTACCTGAAACCAAGGAAGGCTGTGCTCAGCTCTGCGCCAAcctaaaagatttatttctgTTGGTTCCTGGGGCCAGAATTCAATATATACATGGTTAGAATGATGTGGAGCTGGCAGCTTGTCAAAGTGGTGGGAGATTTTGTTAAATGGTTTGTAGTCTGTAAATAGTGAGGGTTGAAAGCTTCAATGGTGCCGCAAATTCAATGTTAACTTTCCAGTTTTAATCGTACCTTCCTTGAATGTACAGTCAATTTTCATTTTGTGAACCTCATTGAACACGATATTTAGTAGTTTTGTATTGAGCAAAAATCTTATTGCTCAAAGGGTCCAAACCCTGAATAACAATATTTAGCAATGCAAGATACTACAGATATTcttgattatttgttttgagTAGCATAAATGGTGACTCAACACTAGTTGGAGTAATATAGGGTTACAAAGATGGGATCGATGCAGCTAGTGTATACTATTATCAAAAGGCCACTGTTGGGATGCATTGTTGTTAGGGGAATGAATAGTATCATTGATGAGATAAACAATATTACtagatgaatgaaaaaataaattttaagttatgtTAAAGTTTTAATTCGAAATTGACTTATTCAAACCTGAATAGCTTAGATTAGATTCACCTCTGGTTTAGGCTCAAAAGAAGGTTTGAACATCACAAATAAAATCCGAATGAGCTTGTTTGAAGCTcgagtttgaaaaaattttgggcCCGATTGACAGGCACAAATACTTgctatttataaacaaatttaactgTAAATTTATATATAGCTACACAAGAATATATCCCTCTCATCAATCTTCAAACAACTATGCAACTCCTCAACTAAAGTGTTAATCTCACTAGCCTGTGGATGAGACTTATCTCCAGCAACAAATTTACATGCCTTGTTATCGACATGCACCAAACTATAACCCCCAGTAACCCTTACACCTCTTTCCTTTGCCAGCCATCTCATTCTAGCAGCATCAGCCCACAATCCCCCAGCTGCATACATGCTTGAAGCCAGCAAATACCCAGCTGAGTTCAGAGGCTCCATTTCAAGAATGTGAGCAGCAGCTCCGTCTCCGAGCTCTCTGTTTCCATAGATTCTACATGCACTCAAGATTGCCCCCCATGAGCTTGCTCCAGCATTCAAAGTTTTAGGCATATTGTTGATGAAATCCAAGGCCATGTCGAGTTTTCCTGCCCGAGCGAGCATGTCGACTATGCAAGAATAATGTTCCAACTCCGGCTCAATTCCGTGATCTTGAACCATTGATTTGAAGAAGGAAAGCCCCTCTTTGAGTAACCCGCCGTGGCTACATGCTGATAGAACTGAGAGAGTTGTCACTGAGTTGGGATTCAAGCCTTGTGATTTCATTTCAGTGATCAAGGACAATGCTTCTTGTGAAAGGCCATTCATGCCATAAGCTGATACCATGGCACTCCATGAGACAATGTTTTTCTGGGAAATTTGATCAAAAGCCTTCCTTGAGGCTTCTATGGCTCCACATTTTGAGTACGTATCCACGATTGCAGTCCCCACAGTTACTTCTCCTCCCAAGCCTCTGCGAATCGCAATTCCATGAGCCCACTTCGACCTCTTTACTTCAGCCATAACTGAGCAAGCTTCAAGCAGATTTATGATGGTAACTGCATTAGGCTTCTGTTGTGTCTGGTTCATCGCGTGGAAGACGGAAATTGCTTCAGCAGGCATACCACAATGGGTGAACCCAGCAATCATTGTGCTCCATGAAACCACATCCCTTCTCTTCATGGCACTAAAAAGTTCCCAAGCATGCTCGATAAGATAACAGTTTGCATAAGCGTCAACAAGAGAATTAAATAGTACTTCATTCGATTCATATGCCAGTCGAAGTATTATACAGTGAACTGACTTGCACCCGATCGGGTGAACAAAATACTTGCACACCTGAAGAATATTCACGAGAGATATCTCATCTACTTCATTATCTTCCTTCCCCATTGAATAAATCAGTGAGAGTGCTTCTGAATACTTCACATTTAGCACAAACCCAGATAACATAGAATTCCATGAGACGTCGTTCTTTCGAGGCATCTCATTGAAAACTTTGAATGCAGAATCAGTATTTTCGCACTTGCAATACATATCAATCAAAGAGTTTCCAACAAATAAATCAGAATCTAAACCTCTACAAACTACCGATGCGTGGACAATTCTTCCCATAATCAAGTCCCTCAAATTTGTGCAACCTTTAAGAACACAAACCGCAGTTATGCCATCCGGTTCGATCCCTGCACCTGAAATCATTTTCTGAAACAATTGCAGGCCAGAAGAGGCTTCCTCACTTTGTATATAACCCCCAATCATCACACTCCACGAAATAACATCTTTCTCAGACATTTCATCGAACAATCTTTGTGCACGGTCAACATCGACATCTACATACATTCTCAACAGAGAATTTTGGACTGAATGAATAGCCTGAAACCCAGTTCGAACGACATAGCCATGAACTTCTTGTCCTTCACAGTAAGCTCCAAGGGTACGACAAGCTTGAATTACAAGCACCAAAATGGAAGTATTGGGTTCAAACCCGGCAATCCTTGCTTTATAAAACCACCATAATCCTTCTCCTAGACCACCCCGATCAAGGTGCCCATGAATCATTATATTCCAAGTAACCGAGTCTTTACTACTCATGCAGTCAAACACAGTCATTGCAGAATCTATGAATCTACCCTTCATGTAGAAGTCCATAAGGGCATTACCAATGGAAGTCAATGATTCAAAGCCTTGCTTGATCAAACAGGCATGAAGGGATCTTCCATGGACACAGGAGATATTTGAGCAAGCCTTAAAAAGGAGAGGAAACAGTGAAGGGTCTGTTTGTTCAACTTCAGCATGCTTCATTTCATAAAAATGGTAAATCCCATCTTGCCATTTTCCTTTAGAAATTAACTCTTTGATACTCGAGCTCCAACCGTGGAGCTTTGGGCGCAACACCAGACTAGTTGAGAAGCGCATTGTCAAGAGGCATACTTGAGTTTGTATGCTTTTATACCATTTGGCAgtcacataaaaaatattaatcacacaaaataaatatttcaaaaataaattatctacaAACTTTCTTTCTCTAAATAGAATGGAAGTTTCTACAAGGGCTACAAGGCAGGTAAATCCTATtgttcctttcttttttcttttctttttttcttggaaaaaaTTGTCAGTGTGGGTATGAGGAGAGCGGAAAGAAAAGATTATTCTCTGAAGTTACAAAGTTTaagataataattatcatacatTACATATTTAGACCAGAAAGACTTATACTTAGTGACTGCTAAATCCAACCATGGTTTGTAGTTTCCGTTGTAATGAACAACAGCCCCGTTCTCTATCTCGGTAAGGTTAAGGGCTGGGTCATAGCCAAGTCCCAAAACGTGCCAGTTCCGGTGCAGAGGATAGGTGAGGTTGTAGAAGGTAATAAGTCCTGGTGGCAATGACCCAAGTTTCCAAAGAGTTCTATCCTCGTTCtgcaaaacatgaaaaataaataaattagaagcTGGAAGTTGAAGGTATCTTTTTCTTCAGGTAACTGAAAGGAAGAAAAGTTAGTCGCCATTCTATAGACACTCTAttcataaaaaggaaaaaaacaatacAATGCATAAAGCATCTGAAACAATACAGAATGACAATCAAATTCACTGAAAAAGAATTGAACGAAGAAAAGAGACAGTAAAGCTTTACCAGATCTTGCCAGTAATGATATATTCCAGTGATGTTTCGCTTCTTCCACTCCTTTAAGTCGAACATATTCATGCCAAATGCCCAACCACAAGCATTTGGATCAAAATTCTCATGAATTTTTGGATTGGAAAAGTTGAGATACTTATCGAATCTGTGGAAACTCTCCTTACAAGTCTCCACAGCACCATTCACCATACCATGCAGATCAATGGACCAAAGAGGTGTTAAATCCTTCTGTACCACAATATCATCATCCAAAAATAGTATTTTGTCTAGTTTCGGGTAAACTTCAGGAAGGTAAAATCTAAGATGATTCAGCATTGACAAGTACTTTGGGTTCCTGTATTTCAGATTGTCAAGCCCAGCAGAAAGCGAGGAAGGATGATTTGCCTTGAAATAGTACTCTTTAATTCTGGCAGATTCAAGTTGACGGAGAACAGAACAGTACGACGAATTCAGCCACTTGAAATCATCAATATTTTCAACTTGGATTGTAGCTTTTACTGGAGCATTGACAAGAAACCACATTTTCATTGCAGCGAAATTTAGATTGTCTGTAACAACATGAAAAACATGTTTCTCAGGTTCCTTTACATGCAGGACGGTAGAATTAATCACCACAGATGTTGCAAGTACGTTGTCTGAAAAGATGGCATAATGATAGAGAGATGGatcttcaaatttttcattCTTCAGATTTCCTTTCTTATGATGACCCTGTAGGAAATAATCAGCTGCTAGCTGCAGTGGTAGGCAATGCAATGGTCTTGGAACAATTTTTGCAGCCAACTGAATTAAAAAGGAGCTTTTTTTCTTCAGTGAACTAACAGTATCTTCAGTTGATCGAATCATGGCCCGTAATTTTCTTTGCACAGTAGGGCAGTCATATAATCGGTCCTTTGCTATAGAAAGAACATGGCCCATAGATTTTGCTAGATCAAGTGCACTGGAACAAGTAAAAAGAATTATCTGCATGAAAAACCAAGTGAATATGCCTGACAAACACAACAGAGGACAAAAAGTAAGAATACCTTGGGTGAAGCTCCACATCAGAAGTTGCATCTCCAATAGCATGTTGACTTTCACTGCAGTGTTGCATAAGAGATTTATAAAGACTAGTTTCATTATTAGCCAAGGCTACTTGTGCATAAACTTTGGCCAAAATGATTTGGTCCCGCATTAGTTTCAGTGTAGAATCAGAAATTGGACTTTCAAAATCTCTCCTCCATATACTGTACTTCATGACACCAGGATCAAGGCTTCTAGACTGTTCAAATTCTATTGCTTGAATCttgtcatcattttctttatcttcttgaATCAGCTTTTCAGTGCGAAGTTCCCTCCTTTTCTGCCTCAAAATCTGAACAGAAAGAAATGGTCATGAATCCAATCAACTCCACATaatttatgtgataatataGATAGATCCACTTGATTTGTCACCTGGCGCTTGAGCTTCACTGGGCTCATTGGTGTGATTCTACGATATCCAAGGTCTTTACACTGACCATTTCCCACGGTCTGGTCAACATTTTCTTGTAATCTCACAGTACCTTCAGACAATTCTCCTTCTGTCTAAAGGTGCAAAGATTCGACCCAAAAATTACACATCAGTGCTCTATCTCAAAACTAACTCAAATATGCACTAAACACTATTAGATCAACAGATTCTAGTAGAAAATTATGTAGTACTTTCTCAAATATGTTGCCTCCAAATTAATGAGACCATTTTAACTTGATATCCAGAAGTTCTTTTTTCCAATAAGTTAAGATTGTTTTACTGAATACTAAAAATCAATAGTTAGTACCTGTGAACTTATTGGCAAGTCATGATCGCCATCACTCGGGCTTTCCAAAACCCATGAGGCAGAAAGGTGACTCATCTTCACTCTGCCCATCCGAACAGCACCAGAAACATCACTGTACGTTGCAATTATCTCAATATCCTGCACAAATAGAGAAGAAACAATAAGTCACAATGATTTTCTGTCCAATTAAAATCCGCTCTACTTTTTTCAGATTACCTCCTCATCTCGATCACCGTTGAATCTGGCCACTGAATCACCCTGCTCAGTGCgcaaattcataaatatatattcagcTTGAAAAAGCAAGTACAATTCTATCAAATTATGTAATTCAACTAACAGATAAACGGACAAGAATCAACCTTATCATACCAGGACCGATCTGCTTTGAGTTCTCTTCGCCTGGTGAGAAAGAAAACGAATCtcatgaattaataataattcaaacaacaaaaaataaaataataaatatcaagtaTAAAAAGGTTTATTGCAGAGCTTACATCGTTCGAATATCCGAAACCTCtgcattaataaaattaatactaAATATAACCTGTAAACGAAGAAACGGAAACAAAATTACGCGGtctaaattttctaattacgaagcaatttaaagtttaatcgaCGATGATCTGTCACTAACAGTGTAGAGAACGAGAGTAAAGATGCTGATTGTTATTGAAATTGCGATTGAGGCGTACCAGTGAGATAGAGATGAGAAGCAGAGGTTCGAATCTCCAGAGTAGCGGTGTGTAACGACGAGCTTCCATGGGAAACAAAAGAGGAAGAATCGAAGGACAGATTTCTACTGGAGGTGTGTTTACGCTAGGGAACTGGCGACTATACGCTGAAAGTGCGCAGGATAAGAAGTTATAAGCAGTTATCCCCGCCGGCCAAAGCTTAGCCCGTTAAATACGGACTTGTGTTTCCGATTTTGATAGTGAAGCTATTGACGGTTTAACACTAGacctattttcaattttataactattttttttattatccgtaaaattttataaataggCTTTATTCTATgaatgtaatttactcttacCATTGTCATCCCTTTCCATCGTCGATATCATCTTGCATCAGTGCCTGCCTGCAGACACTTCAGAATCTTACTATGGATTTTGCTCGAAGTCTTACTAGAATGTCGCAAGATATGTTTATGAATATTGGGCTCATTCAATTTCTCACACTTTTTgattggattcaaattgaattgattagCTCAATAGAACataatttgaactcaaactcaaatataaagtttctataatgtcaagtttaaacttaagGAGTATTTAACCCATTAGACTCAcgaacttaaaaaattttacttaaataaattaaaataatatcattttgatcatatatattaaaacaatatcattttattttaatcaattttgtcTAAATTACACTAACAAACCAAACTCAACTCTATTTCAATTCAATACTATAACCAAATTTAAACTCGACGTTTTAGTGAAACTCAAACCGACTTAAAAGAGCTTGTCAAGATCAAACCTTAGTGCGAGTTTgacttttcaaatcaaatcaaacttgaattgattCAAAGTTGAACTCGATTTCGCTCAAAACCAATCCAACTTTGAGAGTCATCAACATCCACCCACTTAAAGTAACGAACATGGTttcaaaatgagttttcaaaaaacATGTCAGCACAAAAAGTCAACAACCGACTGATTGAATTCCAACCCTACAAATTTTTCTAGTGCTGAATCCATGCAATACATATTATCGTAAATAAATATTGTTTCAGCTACATTCACATGGAATTCCTGTAGAACCTACAAAATCACTGCCTCATCGGGCATATTCGTCTTTTACGGTAGTATATCAGCAAGTACAGTCTGGAGGAGCAGAACATTATGGTATCTGTTACATCGATGAAAAAATTTTGAGCAGTGATAAAGTATTGATTCATTTTACCGTAAAACAAGTCATGTTTGGAAAAACATTCTCCATCTCAACCTTGGTACCCTGCACGCTGACCTTGTTTATACATCAAGGATCGTTAATTCTGAGCTGCCTCAGAGAATCAGGACCAATAAGAAATACACGCCGTGGAGTTTGGAATCGGAAAACCACTACTCCTTTATATGCTGTCCTTGGTACACCATCCTGAAAAGAGCAAAACGCAGGAAAATGAGGATGAAAAGTAAGCCGGAGGACAATATGCACTTTCAGGAGATCTAAGATAATTTACAACAAGAACAGGTGGAATGTGCAtcatgtttaaaaaattcagtGTACTAACTGCAAGCATTCATATTAAGGTGAAAGAATGGAAGTTTTTACTGTCAGAGATACAGGGAAAGTAGCTCATCTTTATCATTATCATCACTTTCCGGTCGTTGAGTCgagaagaagaaataacttATGAGGCACTTCTCTACAAGAAGACCAATTTCTAAATTAGAGTCTCTTTACCCTACAATTTTAGTACCCAGAGAACTTGTGAGATGAGATCTAAAACATGTAGCTCCAAAGGGATTTGAATGCTTATGGTTGAAACCAAGGGCCTTTTTATCATTAAGCCAATGCAGTTAAACACTGAAATTGCTAGTACGATTGCCTCTGCCATGATTACAAGTGGCTCCTTTCCTAATCTCAATTAATGAAGAAACAAGAGATCATACAAATTACTCTAATGAATTTACCTTCCATTCGTGAAATATTCCAAACTGATGTGCAATGCGCTCAAAATCTGACTGGTCTTTGTATGGAATACGCACATCGCCTTCTATGTTATATGCCTTGAAAACAGCATCAGCTCCATTGATATGCTTAGCTTTTTTCACAAGTTTGGCAAAGTACTTCAGATACTTGTCCTATATTAGAATATAGCACAATTTCTTTACcacaaaattgttgaaaaagataaagatgataACTGCATTCGATTCCATTACTTCAGATAATACATTACCTCCATAAGGTAACTCAAATCCATTGACTTCCAATCAACCTTTCAAGAGAACaagcagaagaaaaaattttataccgGCAATTGAGAAATATAGAGAAACTTAAAAAAGAGACaacaaaatggaaaagaaattgGTAATTACCAGAACATCATTCATCTTAATAGGCTCAAGATATTGTTGGAAGAACTGCCCCATACTAGAACCCTGCATGAAAATCAAACATGAATTAGTATCAACGCTAAGTGGGAATTTGGTGTATGACAATggaaaactatatatatatatgtgtgtgtgtgtatgtatgtgtgtgtgtgtgtgtgtgtgtgtgtgtgtgtgtgtgtgtgtgtgtgtgtgtgtgcgcgcgcgcgcgtgtgtgtgtgtgtggtgAATAATGATACAGAACTATCGACATTTGAATGGTAGCTAGCTCAACTGGTAATCTTTAAACCTATACAAGGTCTTAAGATCAAATTCCCCTCACAGTAGTTTAAATCTATaagtttgaaatatataaactcaagtaaaaagaaaagtaattaaCCATAGAAACATAAACACATAGCCGGAGAGTTCATAAACCACCATATCAGCCATAGAGTTAAGTTGGTATCATACATGAAACATTCTGAAAGCCTGAGTCTATAAAAACAAACACAGATAACTGGAGAGTTCAAAAATTAACATATCAGCCATACAGTGAAAATGGCATACATACATGCTCACCAAAATTATATGTTCGGCAAATTTCAGGACGGATAAACTGTCGACCTTTGTGATTCTCTTTCAACCTTAACCAATCATCCCAGTAAGTGAtgttttgttaaagaaaaatcgtttataagagaaaaatagattaattgtGCATTAAATCAGATATTCATAATGCAAACAACAAAAAGGATATGCTTTAGGCCACTTTGGTGATAGTTCATCCCATGTAGATCTAACCAACATCCATCCAAGACCAGGAAAGAAATCCGAGCGATAAAGTACATCTGCATAGCACAACATAGAATATTAGAGACAACTAAAATGCAAAATCTtctatttcaaaaaattttcataatcacATTCAAACTTTGTGGATAGTATCTGTACTGCATGGAATAATACAGAATTATTGTTTTACCACAGACTGCTACATCACACAGACAGAGAAAGATGTGAAGAGACAAGTCAACagaattacaataattaaaatcattcgGTGATGGTTTGTGTTGCAGAAATAGAATGAAACAGAAATGTAAGGTCACATCAAAGAAAACTGTTGGGGCATTGCATGAGATAATAAAGAGGGCACAAAGACAGGAAAACATTACATAACTAGtacaattaattttttcccctGATACCCAAACATCTCACATGTTCACCAAATCCTAAACTA
Encoded here:
- the LOC123226886 gene encoding protein NLP2-like isoform X2 — encoded protein: MDFDFIDELLMEGCWLETTDTLDFLLPGLSSSGAVNEPPQLLPNSESNQQVYEEQTERKFSENSSQVIAEVEERQETGSQNPAGFETTVQCGNFPVEGTESGRSLWIPPSVSSGPSSVKDRLFQAIIRLKEYVKDKNVLIQIWVPVRAEGRHVLTTVGQPYFLGPNCKGLESYRTVSEAYQFAADENSKELAGLPGRVFLNQLPECTPDVRFFRSDEYPRVGFAKQYDVHGSLALPVFERGSRTCLGVIEMITTSQKTNYRPDLQNVCQALKAVNLRSSQNFSTPCAKVCRKPYHARSHEIAEVLTSACQRHCLPLALTWVSCDGESESGCLQSDENSAHCFFTMDPACFAANEKLSGFLDACSEHQLLQGQGLVGKAFSTRKQCFAADITAFSKSKYPLSHHARLFDLCAAVAIPLRSVKTGLVEYVLEFFLPKECQDPQEQKWMLNSLSTFIQQSCQTLNLSMAMELDEVVLAITELGAASDGSSPSKETSPEQSSGVAHMIEAQQKGKSVSVSWDFHKEQKEELKVMTDWDDPTGESYHQQVFPELGQFQQNSEARISVQGSGDSSSLGGLHLEGSRKAGKKRRTKMEKTISLQVLQQYFAGSLKDAAKSIGVCPTTLKRICRKHGITRWPSRKIKKVGRSLRKLQLVIDSVQGTDGSIKLGSFYNSFPELSSPSFSGKDPCSSTKTGEHSKPLNHQPDTGLGTGFTVTKSPFSSCSQSSGSSTSCSTGANQNTTTVNALSGGDALNVEDSGGMLKQVCSDAELYALNQEDPKLLARSQSHEPLPPLPKNRNHTPQDHGTLRVKVTFGEEKIRFSLQPNWQFKDIQQEIAKRFSIDNFSTINLKYLDDDLEWVLLTCDADLEECIDIYKSSQKHTIKISLHAASYLKPRKAVLSSAPT